A region of Haloplanus sp. XH21 DNA encodes the following proteins:
- a CDS encoding ribosome biogenesis/translation initiation ATPase RLI, which produces MARDSIAVVDLDRCQPDRCNYECANFCPPNRTGEECIVTLEERHDDPDLYEGGPEQISISEELCLGETCGICVEKCPFDAIEIINLPQELEDEPIHRYGENAFSLYGLPVPESGTVTGMLGPNGIGKSTAVHILAGEILPNLGNYDTDPNWEAVLDRYRGTALQNYLERLKEGEVSVARKPQYIDRIPDQFDGKTRALLERTDERGVVDNLIDRLSIRPVIDQPIDTLSGGELQRVALAATLARDADFYFLDEITPYLDIGQRVTAARLVRELAEDEDRSMLVVEHDLAVLDLLADTLHVAYGEPGAYGVITDPKSVRNGINEYLQGYLDNENMRIRPNEITFEEHAPRESTTGTPLVDYPDLTKSYGEGEFSLDVEGGTIYESEVLGVVGPNGIGKSTLAKLFAGSLEPDEGELDFSLDIAYKPQYVEVDQPMRVDTFLSSITDDFGTSFWNTEIAQPLQLERIMEQQLTDLSGGERQRVAIAACLSEEADLYLLDEPSAHLDVEQRVQATTAIRRYAENHDATAMVIDHDIYMIDLLADRLMVFDGEPAEHGHASTPQGMRSGMNDFLADLDITFRRDERTGRPRINKPDSQLDRKQKRQGEYYYTP; this is translated from the coding sequence ATGGCCCGGGACAGTATCGCGGTCGTCGACCTCGATCGGTGTCAACCCGACCGCTGTAACTACGAGTGTGCGAACTTCTGCCCCCCGAATCGCACGGGAGAGGAGTGTATCGTCACGCTGGAGGAGCGCCACGACGATCCCGACCTCTACGAGGGCGGCCCCGAGCAGATCAGCATCTCCGAGGAGCTCTGTCTGGGCGAAACCTGCGGCATCTGCGTCGAGAAATGCCCCTTCGACGCCATCGAGATCATCAACCTCCCTCAGGAGTTGGAGGACGAACCCATCCACCGCTATGGCGAGAACGCGTTCTCGCTGTACGGCCTGCCGGTGCCCGAATCCGGCACGGTCACGGGGATGCTCGGTCCGAACGGCATCGGGAAATCCACGGCCGTCCACATCCTGGCCGGCGAAATCCTGCCCAACCTAGGCAACTACGACACCGACCCCAACTGGGAAGCGGTCCTCGACCGCTACCGCGGCACGGCGCTCCAGAACTACCTCGAACGCCTGAAGGAAGGCGAGGTGAGCGTCGCCCGCAAACCGCAGTACATCGACCGCATCCCCGACCAGTTCGACGGGAAGACCCGGGCGTTGCTGGAGAGGACCGACGAGCGCGGCGTCGTCGACAACCTCATCGACCGCCTCTCGATCCGGCCGGTCATCGACCAGCCCATCGACACGCTGTCGGGCGGTGAACTCCAGCGCGTGGCGCTCGCGGCGACGCTCGCCCGCGACGCCGACTTCTACTTCCTCGACGAAATCACGCCCTACCTCGACATCGGCCAGCGCGTGACCGCCGCGCGCCTCGTGCGCGAACTCGCCGAGGATGAGGACCGCTCGATGCTCGTCGTCGAACACGACCTGGCCGTCCTCGACCTGCTCGCCGATACGCTTCACGTCGCCTACGGTGAGCCCGGTGCCTACGGCGTCATCACCGACCCCAAATCCGTTCGCAACGGCATCAACGAGTATCTCCAGGGCTACCTCGACAACGAAAACATGCGCATCCGCCCGAACGAGATCACGTTCGAGGAGCACGCGCCACGGGAGTCCACGACGGGGACACCGCTCGTCGACTATCCCGATCTGACCAAATCCTACGGCGAAGGCGAGTTCTCGCTCGACGTCGAGGGCGGCACCATCTACGAGAGCGAAGTCCTGGGCGTCGTCGGCCCGAACGGTATCGGGAAGTCGACGCTGGCGAAACTGTTCGCCGGGTCGCTCGAACCCGACGAGGGCGAACTCGACTTCAGCCTGGATATCGCGTACAAGCCGCAGTACGTCGAAGTCGACCAGCCGATGCGCGTCGACACGTTCCTCTCCTCGATCACCGACGACTTCGGCACCTCGTTCTGGAACACCGAAATCGCCCAGCCGCTCCAACTGGAGCGCATCATGGAACAGCAGTTGACGGACCTCTCGGGCGGGGAGCGCCAGCGCGTCGCCATCGCGGCCTGCCTCTCGGAGGAGGCCGACCTCTACCTGCTCGACGAACCCTCGGCCCACCTCGACGTCGAACAGCGGGTGCAGGCCACGACGGCCATCCGGCGCTACGCCGAGAACCACGACGCCACGGCGATGGTCATCGACCACGACATCTACATGATCGACCTGCTCGCCGACCGCCTGATGGTCTTCGACGGCGAACCCGCCGAACACGGCCACGCCTCGACACCACAGGGCATGCGCTCGGGCATGAACGACTTCCTCGCGGACCTCGACATCACGTTCCGCCGCGACGAGCGGACCGGACGTCCCCGCATCAACAAGCCCGACAGCCAGCTCGACCGCAAGCAGAAACGGCAGGGCGAGTACTACTACACGCCGTAA
- a CDS encoding amidohydrolase, with the protein MTEAADLLLTNAEVHTLARPDETHEAVAVRDGRIVRVGDAYELDFLAGVGTRTVDLGGRVVLPGFVDAHTHLELLGRKRVHADLSEATSRDEALGRLRARADAVEAGEPVLGFGYDESAWDDRRYLTRDALDAVDAAGPVVAVREDLHVASLDSTALERFGGALPESDVRREAGEPTGVVVEAAAEALLDALSPSRSQLDDLLRAAQRHANERGVTGVHDMVRRSRAPAVYRDLDTDGDLTLRVRLNYWADHLAALQETGLRTNHGGGMVDVGAIKTYTDGSLGGRTARLSEPYADAPDERGAWTVDPDAFRDLLDRAESSGFQVAAHAIGDEAVDIVTGAFAEREDPGTARHRIEHAELASDDATDRLAETGVVASVQPNFHRWAGESGLYADRLGDRRTKTNRLRRLADAGVHLAFGSDCMPLDPLYGVHQAVTAPTAAQRLDVTEALRAYTLGSAYAGFDEDRLGTVEPGKCADLVAVERSPWQQPDAIADIDVALTVVDGDVVYDGI; encoded by the coding sequence ATGACCGAGGCCGCCGACCTCCTGTTGACGAACGCGGAGGTACATACGCTCGCCCGCCCCGACGAGACCCACGAGGCGGTCGCCGTCCGCGACGGCCGGATCGTCCGCGTCGGCGACGCCTACGAACTCGACTTCCTGGCGGGCGTCGGGACGCGGACGGTCGACCTGGGGGGTCGGGTCGTCCTCCCCGGATTCGTCGACGCCCACACTCACCTCGAACTGCTCGGTCGGAAGCGCGTTCACGCCGACCTCTCGGAGGCGACGAGTCGCGACGAGGCGCTCGGCCGACTGCGGGCCCGCGCCGACGCCGTGGAGGCGGGCGAACCCGTCCTCGGCTTCGGCTACGACGAGAGCGCGTGGGACGACCGGCGCTATCTCACCCGGGACGCGCTGGACGCCGTCGACGCCGCAGGCCCGGTGGTCGCCGTCCGCGAGGACCTGCACGTCGCCTCGCTCGACTCGACCGCGCTGGAGCGGTTCGGCGGCGCGTTGCCCGAGTCCGACGTGCGGCGCGAGGCCGGCGAACCGACGGGCGTCGTCGTGGAGGCCGCAGCCGAGGCACTCCTCGACGCGCTCTCTCCCTCGCGGTCGCAGCTGGACGACCTGCTCCGAGCGGCCCAGCGTCACGCCAACGAGCGCGGCGTGACGGGCGTCCACGACATGGTGCGGCGCTCCCGGGCGCCGGCCGTCTACCGCGACCTCGACACGGACGGCGACCTCACGCTCCGGGTTCGGCTCAACTACTGGGCCGACCACCTCGCCGCCCTGCAGGAGACGGGACTGCGCACGAACCACGGCGGCGGGATGGTCGACGTGGGCGCAATCAAGACGTACACCGACGGAAGCCTCGGCGGGAGGACGGCCCGACTCAGCGAACCCTACGCCGACGCGCCCGACGAACGGGGCGCGTGGACGGTCGACCCCGACGCGTTCCGGGACCTACTCGACCGGGCCGAGTCGTCGGGGTTCCAGGTCGCCGCTCACGCCATCGGCGACGAGGCCGTCGACATCGTCACCGGGGCGTTCGCGGAGCGGGAGGATCCGGGCACGGCCCGCCACCGAATCGAACACGCGGAGCTCGCGAGCGACGACGCCACCGACCGCCTCGCCGAGACCGGCGTCGTCGCGTCGGTTCAGCCGAACTTCCACCGCTGGGCGGGCGAGTCGGGGCTCTACGCCGACCGACTGGGCGACCGACGGACGAAGACGAACCGCCTGCGCCGACTCGCCGACGCGGGCGTCCACCTCGCGTTCGGCAGCGACTGCATGCCGCTCGATCCACTCTACGGCGTCCACCAGGCGGTCACCGCGCCAACGGCGGCCCAGCGGCTGGACGTGACCGAGGCGCTGCGGGCGTACACGCTGGGGAGCGCGTACGCGGGCTTCGACGAGGACAGACTGGGCACGGTCGAACCGGGCAAATGCGCCGATCTAGTCGCCGTAGAACGGTCGCCGTGGCAGCAGCCGGACGCCATCGCCGACATCGACGTGGCGCTGACCGTCGTCGACGGCGACGTGGTGTACGACGGAATTTAA
- the pyrF gene encoding orotidine-5'-phosphate decarboxylase, which translates to MTAFFDRLRERIDRVDSVVSVGLDADPDRLPEFLSDRDLPRWAFNRRIIDATHEHAACYKPNAAFYEDANGWGALRETVAYAHGKDVPVLLDAKRADIGNTSRQYAELLDTVDAITVNPYMGRDSLDPFLSREEAGVFVLCRTSNPGGADLQDLELETGEPLYRRVAALADLWNEHGNVGLVVGATAPEELEALRAEVPDIPFLVPGVGAQGGDAEAAVEYGLADGVGLVNSSRGIIFAGEDAPDGEDAYFGAAGEAAKRLKKRLNQYR; encoded by the coding sequence ATGACCGCCTTCTTCGACCGCTTGCGCGAGCGCATCGACCGGGTCGACAGCGTCGTGTCGGTGGGTCTGGATGCCGACCCGGACCGACTCCCGGAGTTCCTTTCCGACCGCGACCTGCCACGGTGGGCGTTCAACCGCCGGATCATCGACGCGACCCACGAACACGCCGCCTGCTACAAGCCGAACGCCGCGTTCTACGAGGACGCCAACGGCTGGGGGGCGCTCCGGGAGACGGTGGCCTACGCCCACGGGAAGGACGTGCCCGTTCTCCTCGACGCCAAACGCGCCGACATCGGCAACACCTCGCGCCAGTACGCGGAACTGCTCGACACCGTCGACGCCATCACGGTGAATCCCTACATGGGCCGGGACTCGCTCGACCCCTTTCTCTCGCGCGAGGAGGCGGGCGTGTTCGTCCTCTGTCGCACGTCGAACCCGGGCGGGGCCGACCTGCAGGACCTCGAACTGGAGACGGGCGAACCCTTGTACCGACGGGTCGCAGCGCTGGCCGACCTCTGGAACGAACACGGCAACGTCGGCCTCGTCGTCGGCGCGACGGCGCCGGAAGAACTCGAAGCGTTGCGGGCCGAGGTGCCGGACATCCCCTTCCTCGTCCCCGGCGTGGGTGCCCAGGGCGGGGACGCCGAAGCGGCCGTCGAGTACGGCCTCGCCGACGGCGTCGGCCTCGTCAACTCCTCGCGGGGAATCATCTTCGCGGGCGAAGACGCCCCCGATGGTGAGGACGCCTACTTCGGCGCCGCAGGCGAGGCGGCCAAACGGCTCAAGAAACGCCTCAATCAGTACCGGTAG
- a CDS encoding J domain-containing protein: MDRDRLVFGLSAVFAGITVVLVVLAFARQLFLLFLALPFGATSYIMWQHATGRLADRARRTTRRTGRTRRASSRERRAPGGFGATAGGTGSRTRERSAGTRDSVLTRREAYETLDLDSDAGEEAVRRAYRAKVKDVHPDADGGDEEAFKRVNRAYERLQE; the protein is encoded by the coding sequence GTGGACCGGGACCGACTCGTGTTTGGGCTGTCGGCCGTGTTCGCCGGCATCACCGTCGTACTGGTGGTGCTCGCGTTCGCCCGCCAGCTATTCCTGCTGTTCCTCGCGCTCCCCTTCGGGGCGACATCGTACATCATGTGGCAACACGCGACGGGACGGTTAGCGGACCGGGCCCGGCGAACGACTCGACGGACGGGACGGACGCGGCGGGCCTCGTCCCGAGAGCGACGGGCGCCGGGCGGATTCGGCGCGACGGCCGGCGGCACGGGATCTCGAACCAGAGAGCGGAGCGCGGGCACGCGCGACTCGGTGCTGACTCGACGCGAGGCCTACGAGACGCTGGATCTCGACTCCGATGCGGGCGAGGAAGCGGTACGGCGAGCGTACCGCGCGAAAGTCAAGGACGTCCATCCCGACGCCGACGGGGGCGACGAGGAGGCGTTCAAGCGGGTGAACCGGGCGTACGAGCGCCTACAGGAGTGA
- a CDS encoding GTPBP1 family GTP-binding protein codes for MTADRAVLQEALDRGEEEGGPIEFKERLSRDVHLVDGRMESLAAQLRHRVLSGDGEATYVVGVTDDGRVAGISASAFSETMDVLSLLAEEAGAHIEDVETWGVDEDGLVGVATVREGSILDTDDSHIVVGTAGHVDHGKSTLVGTLVTGQADDGEGGTRSYLDVQPHEVERGLSADLSYAVYGFDGDGAVHLDNPHRKTDRARVVEEADRLVSFVDTVGHEPWLRTTIRGLVGQKLDYGLLTVAADDGPTETTREHLGILLATELPTMVAITKTDLVSDERVQEVERAVERLLRDVEETPLRIERHGVNAAAEEIGDVVPILQTSAVTGTGLDALDDLFERLPKTNGGDGDFRMYIDRTYAVTGVGAVASGTVNSGTVEAGDDLLLGPMPDGSFREVEVRSIEMHYHRVDRAEAGRIVGIALKGVDEAEVERGMVLLPADADPTPVREFEADVVVLNHPTRIGTGYEPVVHLETVSEAAIFRPEDGHLLPGDHGTTTVEFKFRPYLVEEGQRFVFREGRSKGVGTVTDIT; via the coding sequence ATGACCGCCGACCGGGCCGTACTGCAGGAGGCCCTGGACCGTGGCGAAGAGGAAGGTGGGCCGATCGAGTTCAAGGAACGTCTCTCGCGTGACGTCCACCTGGTCGACGGCCGCATGGAGAGCCTGGCTGCCCAGTTGCGCCACCGCGTGCTCTCGGGCGACGGCGAGGCGACGTACGTCGTCGGCGTCACGGACGACGGCCGCGTGGCCGGCATCTCCGCGTCGGCGTTCTCCGAGACGATGGACGTGCTCTCCTTGCTCGCCGAGGAGGCCGGCGCTCATATCGAAGACGTGGAGACGTGGGGCGTCGACGAGGACGGACTGGTCGGCGTCGCCACCGTGCGCGAGGGGTCGATCCTCGACACCGACGACTCCCACATCGTCGTCGGCACCGCGGGCCACGTCGACCACGGCAAGAGCACGCTGGTCGGCACGCTCGTCACCGGCCAGGCCGACGACGGCGAGGGCGGGACCCGCTCGTATCTCGACGTCCAACCCCACGAGGTGGAACGCGGACTCTCGGCGGACCTCTCCTACGCCGTCTACGGCTTCGACGGCGACGGCGCGGTCCACCTGGACAACCCCCACCGCAAGACCGACCGCGCACGGGTCGTCGAGGAGGCCGACCGGCTGGTGTCGTTCGTCGACACCGTCGGCCACGAACCGTGGCTTCGGACGACGATCCGGGGACTGGTCGGCCAGAAACTCGACTACGGGCTGTTGACCGTCGCCGCAGACGACGGCCCGACCGAGACGACGCGCGAACATCTCGGCATCCTGCTCGCGACCGAACTCCCGACGATGGTCGCCATCACGAAGACGGATCTGGTGAGCGACGAGCGGGTTCAGGAGGTCGAACGCGCCGTCGAGCGTCTCCTGCGCGACGTCGAGGAGACGCCGCTCCGCATCGAGCGCCACGGCGTGAACGCGGCCGCCGAGGAGATCGGCGACGTGGTGCCGATCCTGCAGACCAGCGCCGTCACGGGAACGGGGCTCGACGCCCTCGACGACCTGTTCGAGCGCCTGCCCAAGACCAACGGCGGCGACGGCGACTTCCGGATGTACATCGATCGCACGTACGCGGTGACGGGCGTCGGCGCCGTCGCCTCCGGCACCGTCAACTCCGGCACCGTCGAGGCGGGCGACGACCTCCTGCTCGGCCCGATGCCCGACGGCTCCTTTCGCGAGGTGGAGGTTCGCTCCATCGAGATGCATTACCACCGCGTCGACCGCGCGGAGGCGGGCCGCATCGTCGGCATCGCGCTCAAGGGGGTCGACGAGGCCGAGGTGGAACGGGGGATGGTGCTCCTGCCCGCCGACGCCGACCCCACGCCCGTCCGCGAGTTCGAGGCCGATGTCGTCGTGCTCAACCATCCGACGCGCATCGGGACGGGCTACGAACCCGTCGTGCATCTGGAGACCGTCAGCGAGGCGGCCATCTTCCGGCCCGAGGACGGCCACCTCCTGCCCGGCGACCACGGCACCACGACCGTCGAGTTCAAGTTCCGGCCGTATCTGGTCGAGGAAGGCCAGCGGTTCGTCTTCCGCGAGGGGCGGAGCAAGGGCGTCGGCACTGTCACCGACATCACGTAA
- a CDS encoding M48 family metallopeptidase: MGRAGPLLWSAVAVLTLFVYAALAFVTYRALLLLWAQRPATLTTAVVVVGLAVVFGYASYRVGTARLRFALDAVELPRRAAPRLHRRVDDLAERLGVESPRLLVASMNQPNALALGGARDGDVVLDRSLFRLLTAPELEAIVAHELAHLQRWDSLVKTLGYSLVRILTGLVWLVLLPVALLVVGVARALALARGGDPGTVHRAARVADAAVTSLVVVCLFGLLAVVQAYSRHREFAADGTAARLTGRPLALASALEKINRATTPGGLLSRLVIHGEEERLGTDLLASHPPMTARIERLRERAEGDEKAVQRERIRR, translated from the coding sequence GTGGGTCGGGCCGGACCGCTCCTGTGGAGCGCCGTCGCCGTGCTCACTCTGTTCGTCTACGCCGCGCTCGCCTTCGTCACCTATCGCGCGCTCCTCCTGCTGTGGGCACAGCGCCCTGCCACCCTCACGACCGCCGTCGTCGTCGTCGGCCTCGCGGTCGTGTTCGGCTACGCGAGCTATCGGGTGGGAACGGCGCGGCTCCGGTTCGCGCTCGACGCGGTCGAACTGCCTCGGCGAGCGGCGCCGCGCCTGCACCGCCGCGTCGACGACCTCGCCGAGCGGCTGGGCGTCGAGTCGCCGCGACTGCTGGTCGCGTCGATGAACCAACCGAACGCGCTCGCCCTGGGCGGCGCCCGCGACGGCGACGTGGTGCTCGACCGGTCGCTGTTTCGCCTGCTGACGGCGCCGGAACTGGAGGCCATCGTCGCCCACGAACTCGCGCACCTGCAGCGGTGGGACAGTCTGGTGAAGACGCTTGGCTACAGCCTCGTCCGCATCCTGACGGGCCTCGTCTGGCTCGTTCTCCTGCCGGTCGCCCTGCTCGTCGTCGGCGTCGCTCGCGCCCTCGCGCTGGCTCGGGGCGGTGATCCCGGGACCGTCCACCGGGCGGCCCGCGTCGCCGACGCCGCGGTGACGAGCCTGGTCGTCGTCTGTCTGTTCGGCCTGTTGGCAGTGGTCCAAGCGTACTCCCGTCACCGGGAGTTCGCCGCCGACGGGACCGCGGCGCGACTGACCGGCCGGCCGCTGGCGCTGGCGAGCGCACTGGAGAAGATCAACCGCGCGACGACGCCCGGGGGACTCCTGTCTCGGCTGGTGATCCACGGCGAGGAAGAGCGGCTGGGGACCGATCTGCTGGCGTCGCATCCGCCGATGACCGCGCGGATCGAGCGCCTGCGGGAGCGCGCGGAGGGCGACGAAAAGGCGGTGCAACGGGAGCGCATCCGGCGGTAG
- a CDS encoding branched-chain amino acid transaminase → MGFDEMDVDTIWMDGEFVDWDDAQIHVLTHGLHYGTGIFEGVRCYDTEEGPAIFRWDEHLDRFYNSGKPYNLDIPFEKEELTAATKELIRRQDLPSCYIRPVAYYGYDMLGLNPESCPEQVAIAVWPWGAYLGEDALEKGVEVTVSSWRKYSSSQIPTNAKTAGPYVNSVLASLEAEREGYVEALLLNEQGNVAEGPGENLFLVRDGEIYTPGLAEGILGGITRDTVITLARELGYTVHDDVSISRGELNTADELFFSGTAAEVTPIRKVDNVVVGEGTRGPVTTEIQQAFFDLVERRTDDHPEWFEFVGME, encoded by the coding sequence ATGGGATTCGACGAGATGGATGTGGATACGATATGGATGGACGGCGAGTTCGTGGACTGGGACGACGCCCAGATCCACGTGCTCACACACGGACTCCACTACGGAACGGGGATCTTCGAGGGCGTTCGCTGTTACGACACCGAAGAGGGGCCGGCGATCTTCCGCTGGGACGAGCATCTGGATCGGTTCTACAACTCGGGCAAGCCCTACAACCTCGATATCCCCTTCGAGAAGGAGGAACTGACGGCGGCGACGAAGGAACTCATTCGCCGGCAGGACCTGCCCTCCTGTTACATTCGCCCCGTCGCCTACTACGGCTACGATATGCTCGGCCTGAACCCCGAGAGCTGCCCGGAACAGGTCGCCATCGCCGTCTGGCCCTGGGGTGCGTACCTGGGCGAAGACGCCCTCGAGAAGGGCGTCGAGGTCACCGTTTCGTCGTGGCGAAAGTACTCCTCCTCCCAGATCCCGACCAACGCCAAGACGGCCGGCCCCTACGTCAACAGCGTGCTGGCGAGCCTGGAGGCCGAACGCGAGGGCTACGTCGAGGCCCTGCTGCTCAACGAGCAAGGCAACGTCGCCGAAGGCCCCGGCGAGAACCTGTTTCTCGTCCGCGACGGCGAAATCTACACCCCGGGGCTCGCCGAGGGCATCCTCGGCGGCATCACCCGCGACACCGTCATCACGCTGGCCCGCGAACTGGGCTACACCGTCCACGACGACGTCAGCATCAGCCGCGGCGAACTCAACACCGCGGACGAACTGTTCTTCTCCGGCACGGCGGCCGAAGTCACCCCCATCCGCAAGGTCGACAACGTCGTCGTCGGTGAGGGAACGCGCGGCCCCGTGACGACTGAGATCCAGCAGGCCTTCTTCGACCTGGTCGAACGCCGGACCGACGACCACCCCGAGTGGTTCGAGTTCGTCGGGATGGAGTGA
- a CDS encoding DUF502 domain-containing protein, which translates to MSSWRRDIASGLVVLVPILVTLVVLNWLYSRVADLPIIDTLPPYYGVPVALVVFVMLVLSVGYLMRTTAGRLVERGLDSAMNRVPLIRILYNASKLAVETALTGTEDLQKPVRLETWPGIRMTAFKTGKTTPDGQDVLFMPTAPNITTGFVIEVDPDRIEETGESVEEALTRILSAGFAEEETGAVDIAVAAEGDGGGADDDGDDAP; encoded by the coding sequence ATGTCCTCGTGGAGACGCGACATCGCAAGCGGGCTGGTGGTCCTCGTCCCGATCCTCGTCACGCTCGTCGTCCTCAACTGGCTCTACTCCCGGGTGGCGGACCTTCCCATCATCGACACGCTTCCGCCCTACTACGGAGTGCCAGTGGCGCTCGTGGTGTTCGTCATGCTGGTGTTGTCGGTGGGGTATCTGATGCGCACCACGGCCGGGCGACTGGTCGAGCGCGGCCTCGACAGCGCGATGAACCGCGTCCCGCTGATCCGCATCCTCTACAACGCGTCGAAACTCGCCGTCGAGACGGCGCTGACGGGTACCGAAGACCTCCAGAAACCGGTTCGGCTGGAGACCTGGCCTGGCATCCGCATGACCGCGTTCAAAACGGGCAAGACCACGCCCGACGGGCAGGACGTCCTGTTCATGCCGACCGCGCCCAACATCACCACGGGGTTCGTCATCGAAGTCGATCCCGACCGCATCGAAGAGACGGGCGAGAGCGTCGAGGAGGCGCTGACGCGCATCCTCAGCGCCGGCTTCGCGGAAGAAGAGACCGGCGCCGTCGACATCGCGGTCGCGGCGGAAGGCGACGGTGGCGGCGCGGACGACGACGGCGACGACGCGCCGTGA
- a CDS encoding CDP-2,3-bis-(O-geranylgeranyl)-sn-glycerol synthase, with translation MVISLVAGALWAMLPAYVPNNVAVLAGGGRPIDAGRTVGGRRLLGDGKTWRGTAAGTLAGVALALVLNAVRPSVATAFGVSLPSFPLRAAVGLALGAMLGDIGASLLKRRIGRERGAAVPGLDQLDFVGGALLLTLLLAPSWTLSTFTPARLVVVLVATPLLHVVTNAGAYLLGLKTEPW, from the coding sequence ATGGTCATCTCGCTCGTCGCGGGCGCGCTCTGGGCGATGCTGCCGGCGTACGTTCCGAACAACGTCGCGGTGCTCGCCGGCGGCGGCCGCCCCATCGACGCCGGCCGGACGGTCGGCGGGCGGCGCCTCCTCGGCGACGGCAAGACGTGGCGGGGCACGGCCGCGGGCACGCTCGCGGGCGTCGCACTCGCCCTCGTTCTCAACGCCGTCCGGCCGAGCGTCGCGACGGCTTTCGGCGTGTCCCTGCCGTCCTTTCCGCTGCGGGCTGCGGTCGGCCTCGCGCTCGGAGCGATGCTCGGCGACATCGGCGCCTCGCTACTCAAACGGCGCATCGGCCGCGAACGCGGCGCTGCCGTGCCGGGACTCGATCAACTGGATTTCGTCGGCGGCGCGCTCCTCCTCACGCTTCTCCTCGCGCCGTCGTGGACGCTGTCGACGTTCACGCCCGCGCGGCTGGTCGTCGTCCTCGTCGCCACGCCGCTGTTGCACGTCGTCACCAACGCCGGCGCATACCTCCTTGGGCTGAAGACCGAACCCTGGTGA
- the pyrE gene encoding orotate phosphoribosyltransferase: protein MANQELIEALRAADAVKFGEFELSHGGTSDYYVDKYLFETDPQCLRLIAAAFADRVGDAKLAGVALGAVPLVAVTSAETGRPYVIARKQAKEYGTGNRIEGRLDEGEHVIVLEDIATTGKSALEAVGALREAGAVVDRVLVVVDRQEGARERLAEAGIELEALLTADDLLADE, encoded by the coding sequence ATGGCGAATCAGGAACTCATCGAGGCGCTCCGGGCCGCGGACGCAGTGAAGTTCGGCGAGTTCGAACTCTCCCACGGCGGCACGAGCGACTACTACGTGGACAAATACCTGTTCGAGACCGACCCGCAGTGTCTGCGCCTCATCGCGGCGGCCTTCGCCGACCGCGTCGGCGACGCGAAACTCGCGGGAGTCGCCCTCGGCGCGGTGCCGCTGGTCGCGGTCACGAGCGCCGAAACCGGCCGCCCCTACGTCATCGCGCGAAAGCAGGCCAAGGAGTACGGCACCGGTAACCGCATCGAGGGCCGACTCGACGAGGGCGAGCACGTGATCGTCCTCGAAGACATCGCCACGACGGGGAAGAGCGCGCTCGAAGCGGTCGGGGCACTCCGGGAGGCGGGCGCCGTCGTCGACCGGGTGCTCGTCGTCGTGGACCGCCAGGAAGGGGCCCGAGAGCGCCTGGCCGAGGCGGGCATCGAACTCGAGGCGCTGCTCACGGCGGACGACCTGCTCGCGGACGAGTGA